AAACCAGAGGATCAACCAGCAGCAGACCCTGCCCCTGTTACTAAAAATGAAGGGCCAAAGGCCTCTGAGCCCAGTACTGAGGCCAAAGTTTCCCAACCTTCAGAAGCACCAGCACCAAGTAAAGTAGAGGAAAAGAGTAAAGAAGAAGGGGAAGCCAAAAAGACTGAGGCTCCCGCTTCATCAGAAATCAAAACTGAGTCAGCCCCAGCTTCAGACTCAAAACCTAGCAGTGAGACCGCTCCTTCTTCTGTGAAGTCTCAAGAAACTGAAGCACCTAGTTCTACTACTAAGGCCTCTGAGCCTGCAGGACCAGCTGATGAAGTTAAAGCTTCGGAGATCCCAGCAGCTAATTCTGATCAAACCGTAGGAGTTCAAGAGTAAAATGGACAGCCTGTTGGAAAATAACCATTAAAACAACCTTCGATGatgttttcttctttgtttttgattttttttcagctttaCTAACAAACTTGATTTCGATCTGAAATAAGTACATGCAATGCCCAGAAAGGATGTTAAAATCCAAATAGTATTTTTGTGGGAAAATGTACAGAATGCACATTCCACCAACTATGTTAATTAATACAGAAAGCAGTGGAAGTTTACAGAGATAGATGTTTGcaaggaaaaaaatttaattagcaGATTAAATGtataagtagccaaaaaacacgtTTTTTGCTTCTGCTGTAAAAATGCAGGAGAAATGTTCTTGAATTTGCTCCACAGGGCTTGTGCCAAGGCAATCAaaccttttaaagaaaatatttttttttatttacagttgatattttgtttgtcattttttttaaatgcaatgaaTAACAGCCAAACTTTTTTTCAGAACCCACTTAGCTGTCTCTTAATCC
This is a stretch of genomic DNA from Xenopus laevis strain J_2021 chromosome 6S, Xenopus_laevis_v10.1, whole genome shotgun sequence. It encodes these proteins:
- the basp1.S gene encoding brain abundant membrane attached signal protein 1 S homeolog, which encodes MGGKLSKKKKGYNVNDDKTKDKKADGANTEEEGAPKANEETQPAVDSTEVKENDAKNDKEAPATENKTENKEGEKEAPNKDAAQKPESEKTEASSDAKAEPQKTEQPVSKPEDQPAADPAPVTKNEGPKASEPSTEAKVSQPSEAPAPSKVEEKSKEEGEAKKTEAPASSEIKTESAPASDSKPSSETAPSSVKSQETEAPSSTTKASEPAGPADEVKASEIPAANSDQTVGVQE